A stretch of DNA from Phocoena sinus isolate mPhoSin1 chromosome 5, mPhoSin1.pri, whole genome shotgun sequence:
CAGATAGGTAACATTTCTTACCAACTGATACCTTAAGAAGGCTTACTTCCTTCTAGATAGATATTACATATTACCCAGGTGTGGCCTCTGTGTTTCTGCTACTTGTACATTAACTAAGAAATTGACCATCGGATTATCTACTTTAGTGGGTTTTAATCTGTGGTTTTACTTTAAACTCTAGGATTCTCTTAGTCCTCTCTGAGTACATAAGGGGGTTGAGCAAAGATCTGAGGGATATTGCCCTTAGATTGGGCCCCTGCCACCTCCCCATCCTTTATTTCGTGGGCTTTTGATACACTCAGGCTTGCTGCAAAATTTCTAATTTCCAGTATCTTGCATATTGAGTTTCTATGTGTGCCTTTATTGGAAAATGGGTTCTACCTAAAAAAGGGCTATCCAAGATCTTGATAATCATTGGGTTTAGTCatagaatatttataaatttatgaaaatctgACTTTCTGACAGGCAGATGATTCTGGAATCAAAGATGAGTAAGAGCTCATtatcaaagaaagagaaagatgtgtAGAACAGACAAATTGCATTTAAAGCGAAGCTTGAAATGGACAGCAATTTTGTCAGATGGTGTTGGAGGAAAAATGTTGTTTACAATGGGAGCACAATATAAAAGGGCCTGCCCTTTCCGGGAACGGTGAAACATTCACTGTGATGAGAGTGCAGATGTATAGTGAAGAGGGACAGGGGCAGGAGATAGTGCTGGGACCAAGTAACAAGCCATTTTCACTCCCAGCTAAGAAATCTGGATTTTAACACTTAGATAACAACGAGCTAACATTAAGCAGGAAAGTAACTTGGtcagaattttctgtttttaggatGGTATATATGATGGCAGAGTAACAGACAAATTGAATATAGGTGGGACAGAACCTACGGCAGGGAAACCAGGTAAAAGTTGAAGTTGGCTATGATGAGGAATTAAGGGAGTGATGGTATTTCAATGATAGAAATGAATAACCTTTGCTTAGATGCAAAGGTTAAGAAGATGAGCATCAGGACAACGCTTCCATGAAAATCAGTGGCAATGACGCTACAAGAGGGAAGGAGGACTAAGGGTCAGAGGGTTGCACAGGGCAGATGGAGAATACAGAGTAAAAGAAAGTTGAGTTGATATACTCATTTGCCGAGGAgaagtagaaagaagagaaattcaCTTCTACTTCAGTTCTGGTGTGaccatgtgaaaaacaaaaacacagttgAGGCCAATAGGCCGAATTTCCAGAGGCAACCGGCAAATGCTGCTTCCTGCCTTGCCGTTTCCCTCAAAAAACAAATGGTGAAGACTTGACCGTGACTGTCCTCTTGGGATCTCTGATCCGCAAGTCTAGTTCCCTGCAGAGCAGTGGATTTTCATGGTGCAGAGGGAGATGCTGAACCTTCAGGGGTTCACTGCCACTTCATTAGCTACTTGAGGTTGTGAATGCTTCTCTTTTCTCACAAGTTCAAAGCCTAACTCAGTGGCCGTGTGGagtacaaaataagaaaacattaatttattgTAACAGAAACCAGTTTAATGAATAAATCTTTTTGAGTTTTCTGTGACAGATCTTACATAAATAAAGAGAGGTTTAAAAGTGGACTTTTAAACACAGGTTTTTAGTTCACCTCACAGTTTTCCCACAAGGATAGGACATTTCTCTTCCTAATTTGAAACTTTTCACAATCCACTGAAATTATGAACACTGACTATCCACAGTCATCCTTTTAGTTACATCTTGGTATGCAATAGAAATGatgaatatgaaagaaaatcatGTGCTGTTTTAAATGTCATTTGCCTAAGTACTGTTTCCAAAAAGTCACACTTACTACATTTTGATAGCTTTAGAGGGATATAAggtatgaaaaaaaattctgatgacatgatatataaaaatgttGTCACATAGGGAAGAATAATAATCTATGTGTGGAGGACTATTGCTCTGGGAAGTAGGGCCTGATCTTCATGGACATCTTCTTCATCGAGTACCAGGACCCCTGCCAGTTCATCCACACCACTCCGTCGTCTGTGCCGTGCTTTGCCATGTCCCAGGTATAAGGGCCACCCCAGTAGTATCTGCCATTTGGATTGGCCGCATGACATCTATTATACCACCATCCACCACCATCCTCTTTAGAACACTGCTTTCTGGGATCTGTAGTTTTCCTGAAAGGAAATTTGTTTGGGGTTATTAGAACTGCAGTGCCCTCAAGTTAATTCTTTGCAAAGTACGCACAGAGAAGTGCTGGGTGCAATATTCCTTCCCTCTGGTTCTATATGTAAAGTCACAATTACACAGCAAAGGTCTTCTCTGCCCtatagaaagaaagggagagaactGGGCCTATGTGGCAAATTAATCTATATTTGTTACTTTATCCTGAAATGATAGCTTTCAGATCCCTTAGTGTTACAGATCCCTGGAAAACAAAATGGAGGTTTTGATATACACAGTCCAGTTTAGAGACAGGGAAATCTGTCTAAGTACGCACTACTTTGTAACTGTGCTCAAATTCCAGTTGTATCTTTTATGGTTATGTGATTTTGtgtaaattacttaatctctctaattttcatttgtaaaatgaggatagtaatgGCATACGTTATAGCTGGAGTGCTTTAGAGTGACCCAGAAAGAgcttagcacagtggctggcacacaggAAGTACCCAAGAAATGAGAGTCACTAATCACATTAGTGATCATTAATGACTCCAAGCAGCTATGTTAGCAGCGGTGCGAAAAGCAGGAGGGAAGAACCAGCACGTACCAGCCATCGTTGTCTCTGTCGTATGTGCTGAAGAACATGCTGTTGTGGATGGTCATAGTCCGGTTTTCTCCCACCAGTTGAGAAGCTCCTTCTATGAGGGCATTGCCAGCTGTGCCCTTGTATTTGCTCACTGAGAGTTGGTATTTGTTGGCCTCATTCTGTACAGTGAATCCTTCATAGAATGCTGTCACCTTATCTCCTTTCCAGTCCTCCATTTCAATAAAAAGCTTTGTGGGTCCCAACCTGGTAAGCTGACTAATTTTGTCATTTCCAAGCCAATACTCacctaaaggaaaaataaaataaaatctcaccaaaaataaaacctttaaaaaaaaaaactggcttttCCCCCTCATCATTGGCTTTTATACTCTTTTTGTAAATTCTTCTTAACCTCCTAAAACTCCTAAAAACAGACTACCAAcactatgttttttaaatggagaaaaataatctaaaaaagaatgattttattttgtactcCTAGCTTTTACCTGGTACACCACAGTATTTTTTCCCATCTGCATTGGTTGCAATATTTCCAAATCCTTCCTTATATGGATCCCATTTCCTGCCAAAGTCAACACTACCATCTTGACGGTTCTGAATTACTGTCCATCCTTTggttgaaagaaacaaaataacacaCATTACCACTAACAAATAATGTCACTTTGAGGGCAATGTCTGAATTCTTTGTCCATTTAATTCATGCCCATTGATATTTAGCGCTCCAAAATAGatataataaggaaataaatgtgaGAGGAAAACTCGCAAAATCTTTGGAAACTGCAAGTGCCTTATCTTACCCCAAATTGTGAATCAGAGATATTCTAAAACATCAGATTGAATTCCAAATCAAATGGCTCATTGTTAGCTACGTTAAAGCTAGGTTTTATTTCCTGGCATTAAAGTAATTTCAGCATAATAGGTCAAAAGCTATCAAACACTTACCTCCTCTTTCTGTTTTCATATCACAGTATACTCTATATGGTTTGGTAGAACTGTCAGGCTGAATGAGATACATTTCAGATGTTTCACCTCCATTCCTGATAATTTCCTCACATTCTGCAACCATAAGATAACATTATATTTAGGAATTACAACATCATTACCTTGTCTTTAGTCACTAAGTTTGTAAGATAACTGATTACATAGATACTaaggaacattttattttagacatttgAGAACATGTTGTAGAAACTGAATCTTCCTTTTACTAAAAATCAAACTCAGTTTCAAGGAATTCTATCTGCCAAGGGGGTGAAAAAGCTCTTCTCTACCTTTTGTGTCCTGGGATATCCATAAACTTCCAGAACCCACATGATGGAGAAATCCTTACATGTATGTATCCATGATTCCAGCATCTTTTCAAGCAAGCATGTACATTACACCCATGGAGCTACCACCATAATTACACTGCTTCCTACTCATCAAAAACTGGCAAATGTATTAGGC
This window harbors:
- the FGB gene encoding fibrinogen beta chain isoform X2, whose amino-acid sequence is MVSWNFQKSKTMKHLLLLLLCVFIVKGQAIDDYDEFHLDARGHRPYDRKREEAPSLRPVPAPISGDGYKPRPAKTANRQKKVERKPPDADGCLHADPDLGVLCPTGCQLQDTLVKEERPTRKNVEELITNIESVSQTASSTFQYITLLKNLWKERQKQVKDNDNVINEYSSQLEKHQLYIDETVNSNIPTKLRVLRSILENLRSKIQKLESDVSTQMEYCRSPCTVTCNIPVVSGRECEEIIRNGGETSEMYLIQPDSSTKPYRVYCDMKTERGGWTVIQNRQDGSVDFGRKWDPYKEGFGNIATNADGKKYCGVPGEYWLGNDKISQLTRLGPTKLFIEMEDWKGDKVTAFYEGFTVQNEANKYQLSVSKYKGTAGNALIEGASQLVGENRTMTIHNSMFFSTYDRDNDGWKTTDPRKQCSKEDGGGWWYNRCHAANPNGRYYWGGPYTWDMAKHGTDDGVVWMNWQGSWYSMKKMSMKIRPYFPEQ
- the FGB gene encoding fibrinogen beta chain isoform X3 — encoded protein: MVSWNFQKSKTMKHLLLLLLCVFIVKGQAIDDYDEEEDVRANFHLDARGHRPYDRKREEAPSLRPVPAPISGDGYKPRPAKTANRQKKVERKPPDADGCLHADPDLGVLCPTGCQLQDTLVKEERPTRKNVEELITNIESVSQTASSTFQYITLLKNLWKERQKQVKECEEIIRNGGETSEMYLIQPDSSTKPYRVYCDMKTERGGWTVIQNRQDGSVDFGRKWDPYKEGFGNIATNADGKKYCGVPGEYWLGNDKISQLTRLGPTKLFIEMEDWKGDKVTAFYEGFTVQNEANKYQLSVSKYKGTAGNALIEGASQLVGENRTMTIHNSMFFSTYDRDNDGWKTTDPRKQCSKEDGGGWWYNRCHAANPNGRYYWGGPYTWDMAKHGTDDGVVWMNWQGSWYSMKKMSMKIRPYFPEQ
- the FGB gene encoding fibrinogen beta chain isoform X1 codes for the protein MVSWNFQKSKTMKHLLLLLLCVFIVKGQAIDDYDEEEDVRANFHLDARGHRPYDRKREEAPSLRPVPAPISGDGYKPRPAKTANRQKKVERKPPDADGCLHADPDLGVLCPTGCQLQDTLVKEERPTRKNVEELITNIESVSQTASSTFQYITLLKNLWKERQKQVKDNDNVINEYSSQLEKHQLYIDETVNSNIPTKLRVLRSILENLRSKIQKLESDVSTQMEYCRSPCTVTCNIPVVSGRECEEIIRNGGETSEMYLIQPDSSTKPYRVYCDMKTERGGWTVIQNRQDGSVDFGRKWDPYKEGFGNIATNADGKKYCGVPGEYWLGNDKISQLTRLGPTKLFIEMEDWKGDKVTAFYEGFTVQNEANKYQLSVSKYKGTAGNALIEGASQLVGENRTMTIHNSMFFSTYDRDNDGWKTTDPRKQCSKEDGGGWWYNRCHAANPNGRYYWGGPYTWDMAKHGTDDGVVWMNWQGSWYSMKKMSMKIRPYFPEQ